A window from Bordetella petrii encodes these proteins:
- a CDS encoding Bug family tripartite tricarboxylate transporter substrate binding protein, producing MLRILSIATLAAASLTAALPAAAQDKWPSRPIVIVGGFPNGSGVDLYARKLGQGMTETLGVPIVVEARTGAGGNVASDVVSRAEPDGYTFLFGTAGTHAINAALYKSLTFDVWKDFSHIALLGDVPNVLLVNPQKHPDVKTCKDLLALARKNPGKMNYSSTGNGTSGHLAGAQFTHQAKVDIVHVPYRGQGPAMTALLSGEVDFFFNQSAPSIAAVKAGQVRALGVTTSKPLEALPGVPTVAEGCGLPGYESSTWYGLFGPAKLPADIQKRFSDAVIKEMSKPEFQRWLIDVQGITPPADPSPAAFERVHKADIKRWADVVKLSGAKVD from the coding sequence ATGTTGCGCATCTTAAGCATTGCCACCCTGGCCGCGGCCAGCCTGACGGCCGCCCTGCCGGCGGCCGCCCAGGATAAATGGCCGTCGCGGCCCATTGTCATTGTGGGCGGTTTCCCGAACGGCTCGGGCGTGGACCTGTACGCGCGCAAGCTGGGCCAGGGCATGACCGAGACCCTGGGCGTGCCCATCGTCGTCGAGGCCCGCACCGGGGCCGGCGGCAACGTGGCGTCCGATGTGGTGTCGCGCGCCGAGCCCGACGGCTACACCTTCCTGTTCGGCACGGCCGGCACGCACGCCATCAATGCCGCGCTGTACAAGAGCCTGACCTTCGACGTGTGGAAAGACTTCAGCCACATCGCACTGCTGGGCGACGTGCCCAACGTGCTGCTGGTCAATCCGCAGAAGCATCCCGACGTCAAGACCTGCAAAGACCTGCTGGCGCTGGCGCGCAAGAACCCCGGCAAGATGAATTACTCGTCCACCGGCAACGGCACGTCGGGCCACCTGGCCGGCGCGCAGTTCACCCACCAGGCCAAGGTCGACATCGTGCACGTGCCGTACCGCGGCCAGGGGCCGGCCATGACGGCGCTGCTGTCGGGCGAGGTGGATTTCTTCTTCAACCAGAGCGCGCCCAGCATCGCGGCCGTCAAGGCCGGCCAGGTGCGCGCGCTGGGCGTGACCACGTCCAAGCCGCTCGAAGCCCTGCCCGGCGTGCCCACGGTGGCCGAGGGCTGCGGACTGCCGGGCTATGAAAGCAGCACCTGGTACGGCCTGTTCGGCCCCGCCAAGCTGCCGGCCGACATCCAGAAGCGCTTCAGCGACGCGGTCATCAAGGAAATGTCCAAGCCCGAGTTCCAGCGCTGGCTGATCGACGTGCAGGGCATCACGCCCCCGGCCGACCCCAGCCCCGCGGCCTTCGAGCGCGTGCACAAGGCCGACATCAAGCGCTGGGCCGACGTGGTGAAACTGTCGGGCGCGAAGGTCGACTGA
- a CDS encoding GntR family transcriptional regulator, which translates to MAAQIDKVISELRDLVLSGELQPGERVIELQFAERLGVSRTPLRIAMTELEKEGLLERLPSRGFRVRAFTVDEIADAVDVRGVLEGMAVRLLAERGASQATLDQLREAVEEGKRLLAPAEHDPNITVDARSWGRINRRFHEILYAAAGNRALTAALEHNNKTPLAGPAALTLPSTPSELETPFVLRAQTDHEDLLRAIERREAVRAESLMREHAYRSRENKRILLATLRMNRSVLAQTPSD; encoded by the coding sequence ATGGCCGCACAAATCGACAAAGTCATTTCCGAACTCCGAGACCTGGTGCTGTCAGGCGAACTGCAGCCCGGCGAACGCGTCATCGAGTTGCAGTTCGCCGAACGCCTGGGCGTGTCGCGCACGCCGCTGCGCATCGCCATGACCGAGCTGGAAAAAGAAGGCCTGCTCGAACGCCTGCCTTCGCGCGGTTTCCGGGTGCGCGCCTTCACCGTGGACGAAATCGCCGACGCCGTCGATGTGCGCGGCGTGCTGGAAGGCATGGCGGTGCGGCTGCTGGCCGAACGGGGCGCGTCGCAGGCCACGCTGGACCAACTGCGCGAGGCCGTCGAAGAAGGCAAGAGGCTGCTGGCCCCGGCCGAACACGACCCGAACATCACCGTGGATGCGCGCTCATGGGGCCGCATCAACCGGCGCTTTCATGAAATTCTGTATGCCGCGGCGGGCAACCGCGCGCTGACCGCCGCGCTGGAACACAACAACAAGACCCCGCTGGCCGGGCCCGCGGCCTTGACGCTGCCTTCCACTCCTTCCGAGCTGGAAACCCCCTTCGTGCTGCGCGCCCAGACCGACCACGAAGACCTGCTGCGCGCCATCGAGCGGCGCGAGGCGGTGCGCGCCGAGAGCCTGATGCGCGAACATGCCTACCGCAGCCGCGAAAACAAGCGCATCCTGCTGGCCACCCTGCGCATGAACCGCAGCGTTCTCGCGCAAACCCCATCCGATTAG
- a CDS encoding fumarylacetoacetate hydrolase family protein, with product MKLLSFLYNGQPGWGAQQGDEVAVLTGRWPDLAAALQAGPQAIAQALRGDAPRLPLAGLQYLPPIVAPGKILCVGLNYGRHVAETGRELPAHPSLFIRFADSLVGHQAEVWRPMASARFDFEGELAVVIGKAGRRIPAARALEHVAGYTCMAENSVRDFQKHSAQVTPGKNFARSGALGPWLATADEIPDPAVLQVVTRLNGEVMQDGRVDDLIFPIPELIAYISTFTPLAPGDIIATGTPEGVGARRTPPLFMAAGDVLEVDIPGVGRLVNPVADEPAACTEENPHG from the coding sequence ATGAAGCTGCTCAGCTTCCTGTACAACGGCCAGCCAGGGTGGGGCGCGCAGCAGGGCGATGAAGTGGCCGTGCTGACCGGCCGCTGGCCCGATCTGGCCGCCGCCCTGCAGGCCGGCCCGCAGGCCATCGCGCAGGCATTGCGCGGCGATGCGCCCCGCCTGCCGCTGGCGGGCCTGCAGTACCTGCCGCCTATCGTGGCGCCAGGCAAGATACTGTGCGTGGGCCTGAACTACGGCCGCCATGTGGCCGAAACCGGCCGCGAGCTGCCCGCGCATCCGTCCTTGTTCATCCGCTTCGCCGACTCGCTGGTCGGCCACCAGGCCGAGGTGTGGCGGCCCATGGCTTCGGCCAGGTTCGATTTCGAAGGCGAGCTGGCGGTGGTGATCGGCAAGGCGGGACGCCGCATTCCCGCCGCGCGGGCGCTGGAGCACGTGGCCGGCTACACCTGTATGGCCGAGAACTCGGTGCGCGACTTCCAGAAGCACAGCGCCCAGGTCACGCCGGGCAAGAACTTTGCGCGCAGCGGCGCGCTGGGGCCCTGGCTGGCCACCGCCGACGAGATTCCCGACCCCGCGGTCCTGCAGGTGGTTACCCGCCTCAATGGCGAAGTGATGCAGGACGGCCGGGTCGACGACCTGATCTTCCCGATTCCCGAACTGATTGCCTATATCAGCACGTTCACGCCGCTGGCGCCCGGCGACATCATCGCCACCGGCACCCCGGAAGGCGTGGGCGCGCGCCGCACGCCGCCGCTGTTCATGGCGGCCGGCGACGTGCTGGAAGTGGATATTCCCGGCGTGGGCCGGCTGGTCAACCCGGTGGCCGATGAGCCGGCCGCCTGTACTGAAGAGAACCCTCATGGCTGA